A genomic segment from Oncorhynchus clarkii lewisi isolate Uvic-CL-2024 chromosome 12, UVic_Ocla_1.0, whole genome shotgun sequence encodes:
- the LOC139421837 gene encoding cytoplasmic phosphatidylinositol transfer protein 1-like, producing the protein MISKHSHEQSERGEGVEVVQNEPYEDPTHGQGQFTEKRVYLNNKLPSWARAVVPKIFYVTEKAWNYYPYTITGNHS; encoded by the exons ATGATCAGCAAGCACAGCCATGAGCAGAGTGAGCGTGGAGAAGGAGTGGAGGTGGTTCAGAACGAACCCTACGAGGACCCCACACATGGACAGGGACAGTTCACAGAAAAACGGGTCTACCTCAACAA TAAGCTCCCTAGCTGGGCCAGGGCTGTGGTCCCTAAAATCTTCTATGTGACAGAGAAGGCCTGGAACTActacccctacaccatcacaggTAACCACTCCTAG